One genomic window of uncultured delta proteobacterium includes the following:
- a CDS encoding CoA-binding domain protein: MNQLFPIFYPKAIAIVGASKDPTKRGFRAVQKLVEEGYAGQIYPVNPKEATILDIKAYPDIASIPGSVDLALVCTPAKTLPDVIAQCGQKGIKGAVVLAGGFAEAGPEGAALQAQMVEQAKKYGVRIVGPNTSGIFNTHSACNIVGFSNLKKGGVGLLTQSGNMALSLATEAQSSGEIGLSTYVGIGNESDIRFDEYLKFFMDDENTSALITYVEGVKDGPKFLEALRLATRKKPVVIYKSGRTSAGQSSAKSHTGALAGDYAVSEGVLRQAGAILARKSDEIMPLAEALSLLGPLASRRVAVLADGGGHATIAADSLTELGMQLPPLSQETQAKLAAILPGGAALVNPVDVAGGTDANPAVFADCVDIMLADPSVDGLIITGLFGGYGTRFSETLLPIELETSDKIAALGRQYKKPILVHSLYGNLCPHDRPEPLVRIRKAGIPVYASLEMGTRCMQAMAEFGEAIRRPADAAVSAKRPASFERILAACKKQGRDFVMEHEAREILAEAGAALAPIALAASADEAAKSFASLGKVPVAMKIVSRDIIHKSDAGGVILNVTDEDGARKAYDRIVENAVAYAKKHGGNAPDITGVLLTPMAKKGGVEVILGVVKDPSYGSVMMFGLGGVLVEVLKDVAFRAIPLSEYDARAMMGELKGRAILDGVRGAKGVDKEALITLMQRLSALCAACPEIKELDMNPVLAYPDGIDILDARILLDLKM; encoded by the coding sequence GTGAACCAGTTGTTCCCTATCTTTTATCCCAAAGCGATCGCCATCGTCGGCGCGTCCAAGGACCCGACGAAACGCGGTTTCCGCGCCGTCCAGAAGCTTGTGGAGGAAGGGTACGCGGGGCAGATTTACCCCGTCAACCCGAAAGAAGCGACCATCCTTGACATCAAGGCGTACCCGGATATCGCGTCCATTCCCGGTTCCGTGGACCTCGCCCTGGTGTGCACCCCGGCCAAAACCCTGCCGGACGTGATCGCCCAGTGCGGCCAGAAAGGCATCAAGGGTGCCGTGGTGCTCGCGGGCGGCTTCGCCGAGGCGGGCCCGGAAGGCGCGGCGTTGCAGGCGCAGATGGTCGAACAGGCCAAAAAGTATGGCGTGCGGATCGTCGGTCCCAACACCTCCGGCATTTTCAACACGCACTCCGCCTGCAACATCGTCGGTTTTTCAAACCTCAAGAAAGGCGGCGTGGGGCTGCTCACCCAGTCCGGCAACATGGCGCTGTCGCTTGCCACCGAGGCGCAAAGCTCCGGGGAGATCGGGCTTTCCACCTATGTCGGCATCGGCAACGAATCGGACATCCGCTTCGATGAATACCTGAAATTCTTCATGGACGACGAGAACACCAGCGCCCTTATCACCTATGTGGAAGGCGTCAAGGACGGCCCGAAGTTCCTGGAGGCGCTGCGCCTCGCCACGCGGAAAAAACCCGTGGTGATCTACAAATCCGGCCGGACCAGCGCCGGGCAGAGCTCCGCCAAATCCCACACCGGGGCGCTGGCGGGTGACTACGCCGTCAGTGAAGGCGTGCTGCGCCAGGCCGGGGCGATTCTGGCCAGAAAATCCGACGAAATCATGCCGTTGGCCGAAGCGCTTTCGCTCCTCGGGCCGTTGGCGTCCCGCCGGGTGGCCGTGTTGGCCGACGGGGGCGGGCATGCCACCATCGCCGCCGACAGCCTGACGGAACTCGGCATGCAACTGCCGCCGTTGTCGCAGGAAACGCAGGCGAAACTCGCCGCCATTCTGCCGGGGGGCGCGGCGCTGGTGAACCCGGTCGACGTGGCCGGCGGCACGGACGCGAACCCGGCCGTTTTCGCGGATTGCGTCGATATCATGTTGGCGGACCCCAGCGTTGACGGGCTTATCATTACCGGCCTTTTCGGCGGCTACGGCACGCGGTTTTCCGAAACATTGCTCCCCATAGAGCTGGAAACGTCGGACAAAATCGCGGCCCTGGGACGGCAATACAAGAAACCGATCCTGGTACACAGCCTGTATGGCAACCTGTGTCCGCACGACCGCCCGGAACCGCTGGTGCGCATCCGCAAGGCGGGTATTCCCGTTTACGCGTCGCTCGAAATGGGTACCCGCTGCATGCAGGCCATGGCGGAATTCGGCGAAGCCATCCGCCGCCCGGCGGACGCGGCTGTATCCGCCAAACGTCCGGCGTCGTTTGAACGTATCCTGGCCGCCTGCAAAAAGCAGGGCAGGGATTTCGTCATGGAGCATGAAGCGCGGGAAATCCTGGCCGAGGCGGGCGCCGCGCTGGCTCCCATCGCCCTTGCGGCAAGCGCTGACGAAGCGGCGAAGAGCTTCGCCTCCTTGGGAAAGGTCCCGGTGGCCATGAAGATCGTCTCCCGCGACATTATCCATAAGAGCGACGCGGGCGGGGTCATCCTGAACGTCACGGATGAGGACGGCGCGCGCAAGGCTTACGATCGGATTGTGGAGAATGCCGTCGCCTACGCCAAGAAACACGGCGGGAACGCCCCGGATATTACCGGCGTGCTCCTGACGCCCATGGCGAAAAAGGGCGGGGTGGAGGTCATCCTCGGCGTGGTGAAAGATCCCTCGTACGGGAGCGTCATGATGTTCGGCCTCGGCGGCGTGCTGGTCGAGGTGCTCAAAGACGTGGCCTTCCGGGCGATTCCTCTTTCGGAATACGACGCGCGCGCCATGATGGGCGAACTCAAGGGCAGAGCCATTCTTGACGGCGTGCGCGGGGCGAAGGGCGTGGACAAGGAAGCGCTCATCACACTCATGCAGCGTCTTTCCGCCCTGTGCGCGGCGTGTCCGGAAATCAAGGAACTCGATATGAACCCTGTTCTGGCCTACCCGGACGGGATCGACATCCTGGACGCCAGAATTTTGCTTGACCTGAAAATGTAA
- a CDS encoding putative periplasmic binding protein (Evidence 3 : Function proposed based on presence of conserved amino acid motif, structural feature or limited homology), whose protein sequence is MKKRILALGLVLAFAFGGTALAAQTFVTIGSGGVGGTYYPLGGVMAELLSKGDVNIRANSRSTSASRENCRLVSSDQAQIGMTMGSTLWQAYNGTDAFKDDGKLDLLTLMHMYAAPQHIVTTTRTGIKTFDDMKGKKISVGAPGGGDQVLTNMILAAAGWTEKDYNKQQLTQPEAVTALKDGNLDVAFFNFAIPGSAVMEIAAVRDVVLIPIPDAVIEKVVKENPFMMPFTIPAGTYAKQTEPCKVVADGNFLVVSSKMADQVAYDCVKIFIEKRDEIKKTTPHASEFVPEKAGVGIIPFHPGAAKYYGEKGVKVKTK, encoded by the coding sequence ATGAAAAAGCGCATATTGGCACTCGGCTTGGTATTGGCTTTTGCTTTCGGCGGTACCGCTTTGGCGGCGCAGACCTTCGTCACCATCGGGTCCGGCGGCGTCGGCGGCACCTACTACCCGCTCGGCGGCGTGATGGCCGAGTTGCTTTCAAAGGGTGACGTCAACATCCGCGCCAACTCCCGCTCAACCTCCGCGTCCCGCGAAAACTGCCGTCTGGTCTCGAGCGATCAGGCGCAGATCGGCATGACCATGGGCTCCACCTTGTGGCAGGCCTATAACGGCACCGACGCGTTCAAGGACGACGGCAAACTCGACCTGCTCACGCTGATGCACATGTATGCGGCGCCGCAGCACATCGTTACGACCACCCGCACCGGCATCAAGACCTTTGACGACATGAAGGGCAAGAAGATTTCCGTCGGCGCGCCCGGCGGCGGCGACCAGGTTCTCACGAACATGATCCTGGCGGCGGCCGGCTGGACGGAAAAGGATTACAACAAGCAGCAGCTCACCCAGCCCGAAGCGGTAACCGCCCTGAAAGACGGCAACCTCGACGTGGCGTTCTTCAACTTCGCCATCCCCGGTTCCGCGGTCATGGAAATCGCGGCTGTCCGTGACGTCGTCCTGATCCCGATCCCCGACGCCGTCATCGAGAAGGTCGTGAAGGAAAACCCCTTCATGATGCCTTTCACCATCCCGGCCGGAACCTATGCGAAGCAGACCGAGCCCTGCAAGGTCGTGGCCGACGGTAACTTCCTCGTCGTCAGCTCCAAAATGGCCGATCAGGTCGCGTACGACTGCGTGAAGATCTTCATTGAGAAGCGCGACGAGATCAAGAAGACGACGCCGCACGCCTCCGAGTTCGTTCCGGAAAAGGCCGGCGTCGGCATTATCCCCTTCCATCCCGGTGCCGCGAAGTACTACGGGGAAAAGGGTGTAAAGGTTAAGACGAAATAA